The Phragmites australis chromosome 1, lpPhrAust1.1, whole genome shotgun sequence genomic interval GTAACGGTTTAGTAGGTAGCAGTATAGCACTCCATATATGTTTGTTTCTAATATTTAGATCCTAGTACCTCCGTAAAATTACGTTTTCATGATTCTGAAAGCATGCCATTATACAAATTAATGGCGAAAGGGGGCGTGCTGATTCTTCCATGGCTGTTCATGATAGGCTCTGCTTAACATTAAAGCATTTGTAACTTCATTACCTCACTGTCTGTATATTGTTGGAATCGATCTTGTGAGAGGTGGGTAGGTGGGTTGTATGAACACACACGCGAGCACAAACTGGACATAGGAGTTCTCTTGCTGCCAGCAGCttctgatgtttattcaaacaCCCAAAAGCCTATAGCTGCTAACAGCCTCTATTGGATCGAAACTCATCCAAAGGTGTGTTACAAAGGGGAGGGGGATATATAGGCCAAAAAACCCAACTTACTGTAACAGAAAGATTAAACTAACTACACACAAGGATTTACTTTAACATATATGATATTGCAACAATAGTTTCTGGTGTTATGGATTACGATTGCCGAAATAGTGAAATATCGAGTGTATGCTGAAGATGTCTTGAAGATTGTTGGATATACATTTTTGCTCTTGGCATGTTTTGCTCGCCGGCTATCTTTCCGTGTCACTAGCTTGCACTAGCCTTTGAATATACTGCATGTCCACTAGTCCTCATTACCCTTTTTTCAGTTAAATTATTTTGGTTCATCCGTGGACTTATCTTGCATTTGGTTGGTTCTTGCAGGCTGCTGGTGCATTGTCTATCAAGATAGGTCAGTTTTTCCGTATCAATGGAATTCACATTGACACAATTCTTGTGGTGGATGTCTTAGTATACAATATTAATAAAACAACATGGGCACCATGGTGTAACACAACTGACATATACCGAATTTTTATTGCTTTGAGCCTGATTGCTGAAGAGCGCTATTGATTACTCATGTCATTATTGGCTAACTTAGATGAAGAGCTCTGGTGCATGAAATTTCCCATTGTCAAAGCTGACGCAAAATCTGACTATTTTTCACATTATTCCATATGTTTTTGATTATCGCCTGCTGTTCTAAGCACTATTTGACAGTAGTTAAGCTTTGCAGGTAAAAAGCCACGGGATTTGTTGAATCCAAAATCAGTTAAGTGCATGCAGTCACTTTTTGCTTTGAAGGATACTATTGGCAAAAGAGAGACCCGTGAAATTAGCGCACTCTGCGGGGTTACTGTTACGCAGGTCTGCTTCTCACCTCACATGTGATACTGTTCTGTACTTTGATGTATTATGCTTTTGTTTGTGCCCTCATATGCTTGTATGTTTAATTTGAAAAATGAAATGGTACCTTTAAAGATACCATCATAAGTCATAACAACTGAACAATAGAGTTTTTcttgttttgtatttttattcTAGCTCGTGGCCTACATTTTGCTTTCTGTTTTTTCCCGCTATAATCTGATTAATCACACAGTTCTTGCTTTCACTCTGTCTGTCTGAATCATGAAGTTGATGATATTACCTTTTTTCTGCAAATTCCTTTTCTGTTAatgacatgtacattaatgaaTATTAGGTTAGGGAGTTCTTTGCAAGTCAACGAGCACGAGTGAGAAAATTTGTTACCTTGTCTCGAGAAAAAGCTCTGAGAATAGAAACACCCAACGCACATGGCAATGTATGCTCCATAACCACTGAGCAGACTCCAATTGACATAGAGGCACATGCTGAAGTTGTCGAACCTCTGAGAATTTTAGAACCAGTGCAGATCCCACAAAGCTCTTCACAACCATCAGATGTCCCACAGATCTCTTTGCAACCAATGGAGGTCCCACAAAGTTGTTTGCAGCCTATGGACGTCTTGCAGAACTCTTTGCAACAAGCAGAGGTCCAGCAGAACTGTTCAGCCCCTTTCATGCCCTCAGGAACAATGGTTATGCAACCTACTGATGCTAAGATTAATCCAGACTCCGTTCGAAAGGAACCTAAGCAAGATGAAGTTGTTCCTGGTGTTGACTCAGAAGATAAGAAGTTCTTGGACAGTATCTTTGCTCTAATGTGGAAGGAGGAAACATTCTCTGGACAGGTCAAATTGATGGAATGGATTCTCCAAGTAAATAATGTTACAATTCTTAGTTGGTAAGATATAAGCCTCTTAGTACCTACTGAGCTTTAAATGATTATTATGTTGATGCTTGGCTTCACCTTTCCAATAACCATTCAGGTTCTTAACAATGGGTGGTTTAACCATTGTGTCAACATGGTTGAGTCAAGCAGCTATTGAAGAGCAAACATCGGTTATTCTTGTTATTTTCAAGGTTCGTATTTTTCATTAGTGAACATGTACTTAGGTGTGGTGCGAATTTTGAACTCATTTTATTGGTGCAGGTGCTTCTCCACCTCCCATTACATAAGGCTTTGCCAGCCCACATGTCAGTTGTGTTGCAAACTATTAACAGGTTGCGGTTTTATAGGACACAAGGTGTGTAGAAATTGCCACAAGGATGTATATTTTACACACACTTATTGTATGACGATTCTTTTATCACGAGAATCACCTTGTATTATCATTTGGAAACTTGGTCTTCTAAAAAAAAGGGTGTCAATTTGGACACTTGCATGGGATATTTTGAATTAGTGGTTTTAAATCAATGATTCCCATTAAGTTGAAGTCCTATTTATGACGAATTGATGAAACAGGAACTCTACTGAGAGTACTTTAAGTTGCCATAATTAGGTCTTTGGATATAAATGGCTAAAACCTTAGCGTGTTTGACAAGTTCATTTCCATTTCACTTGTCCAGTATAACTGCTCTAGCGCTTGTTTGCATTTCCTATTCCGCACTAACGTTATATTAAGTTTTGCATATatagattttcttgtttctttgggCTGCTTATTAGAACTTATCTGATTCCAAGATCAGATATATCAAGCAGGGCCAGGAACCTCCTCTCCAGATTGAGCAAAGTGCTTGTAAGGAGTCATGCATTGAAGAAACCTCAAAAGGAGTTGATACGTAAACAAAGGTGGGATCTTCTTTCTTGCACTGCAACACTGTATTCCCTCTTGTTCGTTTTTATCTTCTGTTTGAAGGAGAATATTGTggttatttattttcttttgcaggATAAGTGAAATTCTCCGTGACGAGTCTTGGAAATCTGAAGTTGATATTACTGTAAGTATCTAAGTGACAGCATATACATCAGAAGATTAACATATTATGAAAGTTTAATTTTTGTGCTCTTACCAGGAGGAGATCATTGCCTTGACTGATGGTGCAAATGAGAACAGGTATTTTTTGTATATGGTCTCCCCATTGAGTGTGTTTAAATTGCAGTTGAGCTAAATGATTTACTTAACATCCATTTGGCTAATATAATTGTTGTTTGACTTGGTTTCTGTGCCACTGTGCAGAAAGCCTGAGCCCAGAAAAACTCCAATGCTTCTCACGGCTTCTGCTGACGAGTCAAATAAAAAGAGTGCTCCGCCGAAAAGTATCCTTTACCTAAATATAAGTTCACATTTACTtaattttgcttcttttttcgTGAACACATGTTCAACTACTACCATAATACCATGTATTCTCAGAAAATGTCTTTTACCATATATAACTTAAGGCTACTAAAGAATATTATTTATATTTGCAGCTTGCTAGAATATACATCTTATAGGTCTTTGTCGATTGAAAATTACTAGTAATTTGTATTGTTCTGTACTAAGATCTTGGTGGCTTTTAATTGTAGCTTAGTGGGTTTTTTACACCTTTCATAAAAAATAACCTCTTGGGTAAAACTGTTTTCTAAAAAATGTCCCGAGGCGTTTTCTGTGTAGTCAAAAAAGGTGTTGCTAAATGCTAATGGCTTATTTATTCTTCAAGTGTTTCTGTGCCGAGCTACATGTTTGTTGTTATATTGCCTTTTACATGTTCGATGATGATAATCAAAATTCATGCCTGTGTATTTCAAATAAGTTTGTTGAGCCATCCAATGTATCATCTTCAAATCGGATCTATACATACATTATTTCACTTACCTGAATATTTAGTGTAGTTCAAACTGTTTGTGTGAATCTCCTTATCTAATCTCCAGAAtccaaagaaaaaaggaaaactcTACTTGTAGAACATCCAAATAAGAAAGCTGCTGGGAAGAATGTTCATTCTGTCAGGAGCATATCTACAAACAATAGCAGACCACTATCTGCAGATGATATCCAAAAAGCAAAGATGCGTGCCATGTTCATGCAGGAGAAGTATGGCAAGGTTGACACTAGCAAAGTGAGTGATAAACCGCAGGCAATGGAAACGCAAAAAACGTCTGGCTTTGTCAATTCGAATGTACCACCTGTGCCCAGAAGTCCCCTTACATCAACCGCAAAAATACCTGTTGACCCAAGCGCATCAACTTCTAAACAAAGTGCAGTTCCTCAGCCTGATAAGCCAGAAACCTCAGGCGGTTTGAAGTTAAACATAAGTTGTCAAAAAAATGTTAAAGAGAAGTTGGATTCCAAGAGAGTTGTTTGGCAGATACCACCAGGTATACCGTCGCTTTGTGCTCCTTCATTTGCCATTTTATTGAATGTTGAATAGTTCTGATCTGCTTCTTGGTCAATGAGAACTAGTAAAGTTGTACAGAAAATGGTTCAAGAATTAAGTGTATTGTCTTTTATTCATACCAGTGCAAGCTTCCGTGAATTACTTGGATTAGATTAGGTCTCATTCTTCAAATCAGTATGCTGCCATGAACCAGCTTCAGTCGAAATGGAGAAAAGTACACCTCATCGGATCTTTGATGTTACAGAATGTGggtgttcatttttttaatcctGCGCCTCTACTGTACTGGTTCTAATGCTATAAACAACTCATGTAAGATAAACATTGAACTTGATACGTATTTGACCCTAAAACTTGTAAACAAACGAAGTTTTTCTGAACTTCTGGTTGGCTGTAAACAGACATCCATATTTGTTCAAACTTCAGAAATCTGTGTCCGCTTAACTGTTTCATATCGGAACAAGTGTCATGTGGAATTTTGTGTTCTCCATCAAACTTCTGAAAGAACAGTGGATAGCAGTTCAGCTTTCTGGAATGTTATGAGGGATTAGCTACTACGTTTATGTACTGCATATCCACAAACAAGGATCAATTGTCATGGATTTGGAACTGGTTTATTACTATGGTTAGTCAATGCATATTGAAGGTTTGCAAGTAAATCCACAGCTGGTAGTTTCTCTGCGCTTGCAGATCTGGTAAAGCACAAACGACTGCAtgcttaaaatatttttatacataAATTATGCATCAACCTACTACTTTTAGAATATCCAACATGTCTCCACTTACAATTACTTTTTGCACTGGTGTAAATTCATTTCCTCAAAGTATAAAGCATTGAAGAGGTGGACTGCACTTGATCACTTCATAATAAACAAGTTTTCATTTTTCTGAGAGTTAGCAGATGGAAAGTCCTGAGATCCTTGCTTATATCAGTTGCTGAGTACATTAGAGATGTGCTGCTGTGTACCCAATGCTGTACATACTACTTGGACTAGCAAGTTTAATGTCGATTCCATGGATTGCCATGTTTACTTGTTTCTTAAGTTTCAATGCATACATGAGATGTAGTGTGGGCGTGCTTATTTGACCTGCTGCTATAGACACACGATTGTGGTAGGCCTATTTATTTCTACATCTGAAGCAGTCGCTGGTCGTTTCGAGATCCTCTTCCATTATTAGTTCTCATGAAGGACATGAGAAAAAAGACTTCCCAGGAGTACTGTGAAGCTCTGTGCTGTCTGCTGCTGTTGATTTAATAACTATCAATAAGTGACATGCAATGTTTTTGAAATACAGAAGCTGTAGAGTCCAGTAACCGAAAGAAAAGCTCGAAATCCTTGTTATTCAAACCCAGCTTAAAGAAAGCTACATGCTAACTGCTGTGATAATCAGTTTTAAGAAATTGAGCTTAAATGCAAGGGCCTTTGCGGTACATCCGATTGTGTGTTACCTATTGCAGAGTTTGAATAGTTTGAGCTTTTATAACTTGCTATGTTTCTTAGGAGATTCTCCAAAAAGCTTGACCTCTGCAATATTggtttttttgttttgaaatCTATTTCCCTTTTGTTGCAGCGGTATGGATAGACCCCTCGTGGAGTGTAGGTACTGGTGAAAACAGCAAGGAGCTTGAGGTTCAAACTCAGAGAAACCAGCGTGAGAAGGAAACCTTTTATGCAAGTCAGAAGGACATCCCATTGAATCCAAAGGACCCATGGGATCTGGAAATGGACTCTGATGACAGCCTGACCCCAGAAATTCCAATTGACCAGCCACCAGATGCCGACACTATGGAAATAGATAGCATGGGCGCAGCCCCTACTAACACTGCAGCTCCTGTTGAGGACAAGCAAATTGGATCAACGTCATCAACATCAGTAGCAGTTGCTGCCGGTGCAAATGGTGCAGCTTCTGAACCAGATCTTGAGTTGCTTACAGTGCTGCTCAAGAATCCACAGCTTGTCTTTGCTCTAACATCTAACACAGGGGAGAGCGTGCCAAGTGAACAGACTGTTGCACTTCTGGATACACTGAAGCGGACTGGCCTTGGACTTTCAGAGCTGTTGAGTCTAGCGAATGGTGCTGGGGTTCCAAAAGAGcctgaacctgaacctgaacctATTCCTGCTTCACTTCCATCACCAACTCCTCCATCGGACCTTACAGCAAGGGTTTGTCTGCTGGCTCTTCATTTTTGTTATCCAGTGTTAATTTTGCCTTCTGTTgttcatatgatattttttggcAGGCTGATTGGAGACCAGAATACCCAACGCAGGTGAAGGCTCCAAACTTGCAGCAATCACATTTGTCAAACCGGGAGAATACACCTATTGCAAATACTGTGCAGCAAAGCTTCTCAAATGTTGTCAGTTCGTTGCCCTCACAACCTTATGCATCAGTTTCTGTTTTGCCGGCACATATTCAAACTAACGCCCCATCTCTACCTCAGTTGGCGGTTTCCGTAAATCCGCCTATTCAAAATGTCCCCCCTATGATTAACCACCTAAATAGAGTTTCAGTACATCAGCATGCCCAGCAATATGCGCTGGCGTCTGATACTGTTGCTGTGTCCATCCATCAGCAGCCAGCGGTGAACAAACCAACCCATGGACTTCAGAATATCTCAAGGCCTGCTGTAGCACATTCTTCAATGCTTGAGCCGAATGCCTCTTATGCAACACTCCCTTGGGAATCTAATGCTGCTCTTGTTACCAACACTGGACGAAATGCAACGGCTGATGCATGGGCTCCCCGCACAACTAATTCATATAATATTGCATCAGCAAACACAGTGCCGTATGCTAACAAGAATGCTTACGGTAATCAAAGTACACAGAGTGCATACAATGCTTATGGTTCTACCTCAGTCTCGTCCCATGCTCTTCTCCCAGGGCACGGACTGGACAGAAATGGTAGAAATGGTTATAGCCGATCCGCGGAGTACCAAACTCGGGCACGAGACAGCTATCACCAACACTCGAGGTCGCCTGAGCTTGGTGCTGGCCGTGACTATGGTGGCACGCAAAGTTATACTGATGATCCCCAGTCCTTAACGCACTGGAATGCAGGGCAAGAGAGCTACGTTCCTGAGCCCTCAAGGCAGTTGACTGCATATCAGAGCAACACCCCAgctgagccatcaaggcaatgGAGTTACGTGCGTCAGAGCTACACCCCAGCTGAGTCCTCAAGGCATTGGAGTTCTGCACAGCAGAGCTACACCCCGGCTGAGCCATCAAGGCAGTGGAGTTCTGAGCATCAGAGCTACAATCTTGAGTCCTCAAGGCCTTGGAGTTCCGGCCAGCAGGGTCAGAACCCGGATACATTGAGGCAATGGAATCAGGGAAAGCAAGATCATTACAATCCGAGTGATGCTCGAAGATCATCTGGTCAACAATGGAGGAGATAACGGAAGTTGCATATATTAGCTAGTTCCTGGAGGTTGTTCTTGCGAGCCTTTCTTTGTTTGATGTGAGGCGATTCATTCATTGAATTGGGCTTTATGATTGCACGAAGGCCACAGAAAAAAAAGCCATGGATCGTGTATTAATGTAGTTGGAGATggggaaagaaaaaagaagaagaaactaaaagAGAAAGAGGCGCCGGCTCGAATCAGCCGAAGTCTTTGCTGAATCGAACGATGGATCAATTTTCTTCCGAATACATTTTGCCTCGTTTTGTTCATTCGTCATCCGTTAATTCTTGGGACCCTACGCCCCTACGGCGTGTTTGTGCAATCTTTGCGAACTCGTAGGCTGGCACTTCGAAGGTGATGGGTATGCCCGTGAGTTTCTtcagaagaggaaaaggaaCAGAAATATCGTCGAAATGCGTATCAGTTACTAATACCAAAATACTTTCTGCCGGATACTCTCGAGAGAAAATTCTAGCTcgtttagaaagaaaaaaaaacctgatTGATGGAACTGACTGGACTCTTGCTGTTAAGCAGGCTGTAAAATTTCTTTGGATCTATCTGGAATTTGGAATTGCCGACAAAATCCACAAAAATGAGCTCAAAACAAACAATGTACTTACGATAAATTTCGTCTCCAAACAAACTGGTTGTTCACACCTATTTTAGCGGGATATATCTATATTCTCGTATGTACAGTCCCATACTAGTTATTCAGATTCTGTTCTGCCTTCACACGTAAACAAACCCATCCCCAGTCGCAGAAAGAGAGAACGAGGACCTGGCCGGCTCTCGCACTCCCCATTTAATCCCAAATGGATTTCTTCGTCAGTGTCTGTTGATCATAATAGAAATATGACGTATCTGTCACTTACAGAGCTGGAGACTTACATGTGTATAAGTTATAGATCTTGAGGTGTGTGTTGAGTAGATACCACGACGTGTACCCTGTGTTAAAAgctgcaaaaaaataaaataaaaaaatccacaCGCGTGCGAGCGCGTCCAACGGTCTGGGAACGTGCCGGGACGGTGCCGTGAGCCGGAGCACATGTGCACGCATGATGGGCAGTCAGACACGCAGCCCGTTCTTTGGTCGCTCACTCGGTTCGGTTGGTCGGCGGAGAACCTccaccaccccaccccacctccAGAAAGCGCGAAAAACACGCAAAAAAAGACCGTGAAAAAAAGGCGCTCCGGCGCCACGCCAAATACCCCTCCGTCGCCCGCTCCCGCGTCTCGTCGAGACAAAACCAATCCGCCAAACCAAAGCCATCCGGCTCCTGCGCGATGGCCGTGGCGAGGCACCACCACCGCGGGGCGCCCTCGCGCTCCGCGGACCGGTTGCGGCGCGGGGGCGGCGTCATACGGTGCTCGTCGCCGGCGCAGG includes:
- the LOC133928259 gene encoding homeobox protein LUMINIDEPENDENS codes for the protein MDLVPFKPAAGALVEASGWIDAGAIPAMVAAQQEMLHAQVNQLQRLVVAQCHLTGVNPLAQEMAAGALSIKIGKKPRDLLNPKSVKCMQSLFALKDTIGKRETREISALCGVTVTQVREFFASQRARVRKFVTLSREKALRIETPNAHGNVCSITTEQTPIDIEAHAEVVEPLRILEPVQIPQSSSQPSDVPQISLQPMEVPQSCLQPMDVLQNSLQQAEVQQNCSAPFMPSGTMVMQPTDAKINPDSVRKEPKQDEVVPGVDSEDKKFLDSIFALMWKEETFSGQVKLMEWILQVNNVTILSWFLTMGGLTIVSTWLSQAAIEEQTSVILVIFKVLLHLPLHKALPAHMSVVLQTINRLRFYRTQDISSRARNLLSRLSKVLVRSHALKKPQKELIRKQRISEILRDESWKSEVDITEEIIALTDGANENRKPEPRKTPMLLTASADESNKKSAPPKKSKEKRKTLLVEHPNKKAAGKNVHSVRSISTNNSRPLSADDIQKAKMRAMFMQEKYGKVDTSKVSDKPQAMETQKTSGFVNSNVPPVPRSPLTSTAKIPVDPSASTSKQSAVPQPDKPETSGGLKLNISCQKNVKEKLDSKRVVWQIPPAVWIDPSWSVGTGENSKELEVQTQRNQREKETFYASQKDIPLNPKDPWDLEMDSDDSLTPEIPIDQPPDADTMEIDSMGAAPTNTAAPVEDKQIGSTSSTSVAVAAGANGAASEPDLELLTVLLKNPQLVFALTSNTGESVPSEQTVALLDTLKRTGLGLSELLSLANGAGVPKEPEPEPEPIPASLPSPTPPSDLTARADWRPEYPTQVKAPNLQQSHLSNRENTPIANTVQQSFSNVVSSLPSQPYASVSVLPAHIQTNAPSLPQLAVSVNPPIQNVPPMINHLNRVSVHQHAQQYALASDTVAVSIHQQPAVNKPTHGLQNISRPAVAHSSMLEPNASYATLPWESNAALVTNTGRNATADAWAPRTTNSYNIASANTVPYANKNAYGNQSTQSAYNAYGSTSVSSHALLPGHGLDRNGRNGYSRSAEYQTRARDSYHQHSRSPELGAGRDYGGTQSYTDDPQSLTHWNAGQESYVPEPSRQLTAYQSNTPAEPSRQWSYVRQSYTPAESSRHWSSAQQSYTPAEPSRQWSSEHQSYNLESSRPWSSGQQGQNPDTLRQWNQGKQDHYNPSDARRSSGQQWRR